A single Cucumis melo cultivar AY chromosome 4, USDA_Cmelo_AY_1.0, whole genome shotgun sequence DNA region contains:
- the LOC103486319 gene encoding uncharacterized acetyltransferase At3g50280, with amino-acid sequence MPSSSISIVSKCSIFPDQPSPLHSLQLSVSDLPMLSCHYIQKGVLFPSPPYSFPDFVSFLKRSLSTTLSHFSPLAGRLSTDSNGYVHILCNDAGVEFIQAKAKHLTLHSLLSPLDVPNYFKEFFDFDRTISYSGHSMPLVAVQVTELADGVFVGCTVNHAVTDGTSFWHFFNTFAEVCKGTKKISKSPAFSRDTVFNSSAVLKFPEGGPVVTFNSDEPLRERIFHFTRESILKLKLRANTNNQIAGRRPVNGFHDAVEILGKQGNDSWKTVNGTNNGGNITAVLENLIKTNVPNRTAEISSFQSLCAHLWRSVTRARKLDESKTTTFRMAVNCRHRLNPRMEPYYFGNAIQSIPTVATVRDVLSNDLRWCADLLHKNVVAHDDATVRRGISDWESQPRLFPLGNFDGAMITMGSSPRFPMYDNDFGWGRPIAVRSGRANKFDGKISAFPGRDGNGSVDLEVVLSPETMAGLERDSDFMQYVTTTG; translated from the exons ATgccttcttcttccatttctaTTGTTTCAAAATGCAGTATTTTCCCAGATCAACCTTCCCCATTACACTCTCTTCAGCTCTCTGTTTCTGATCTTCCTATGCTCTCTTGCCACTATATTCAAAAAGGTGTTCTTTTTCCTTCCCCTCCTTATTCCTTTCCTGATTTTGTTTCCTTTCTCAAACGCTCCCTCTCCACCACTCTCTCTCATTTCTCCCCTCTCGCCGGTCGCCTCTCCACCGACTCCAATGGCTACGTTCACATCCTCTGTAATGACGCCGGTGTCGAATTCATCCAAGCCAAAGCTAAACATCTCACCCTCCACTCCCTTCTTTCCCCTCTTGACGTCCCTAATTACTTCAAGGAGTTTTTCGACTTTGATCGCACTATTAGCTACTCTGGTCACTCCATGCCCTTAGTTGCTGTCCAG GTGACAGAGCTGGCAGATGGGGTGTTTGTTGGATGtaccgtcaaccacgccgttaCCGACGGGACTTCTTTCTGGCATTTCTTCAATACATTTGCTGAAGTTTGTAAAGGGACTAAAAAGATCTCCAAGTCGCCGGCGTTTAGTAGAGATACTGTTTTTAACTCCTCGGCGGTGCTGAAATTTCCCGAAGGTGGGCCGGTGGTGACGTTCAACAGCGACGAGCCATTGAGAGAGAGGATTTTTCActtcacacgagaatccattctGAAGCTGAAGCTGAGAGCTAATACAAACAATCAAATCGCTGGCCGGAGACCGGTCAACGGATTTCACGACGCCGTTGAGATTTTGGGGAAACAGGGGAATGACAGTTGGAAAACCGTCAACGGAACTAATAACGGAGGAAATATAACGGCTGTTTTGGAGAATTTGATTAAAACGAATGTTCCAAATCGTACGGCGGAGATTTCTTCTTTCCAATCTTTATGTGCACATCTGTGGCGCTCGGTTACACGTGCGAGGAAATTAGACGAGTCTAAAACGACGACGTTTCGCATGGCAGTTAACTGCCGTCACCGTCTAAACCCACGGATGGAACCTTACTACTTCGGAAACGCGATACAGAGTATTCCGACGGTCGCGACGGTCAGAGATGTTCTGTCGAACGATCTCCGGTGGTGTGCCGATCTGCTACATAAAAACGTGGTGGCACACGACGACGCTACCGTTCGTCGGGGAATCTCTGATTGGGAGAGCCAACCACGACTGTTTCCACTAGGGAACTTCGACGGCGCGATGATCACCATGGGCAGCTCGCCAAGATTCCCGATGTACGACAACGATTTTGGTTGGGGACGACCGATTGCAGTCAGAAGCGGTAGAGCAAATAAATTCGACGGCAAGATCTCCGCCTTCCCAGGGCGAGATGGAAACGGCAGCGTGGATCTGGAAGTCGTTCTTTCGCCGGAAACAATGGCGGGACTGGAGCGGGACTCAGATTTTATGCAGTACGTCACCACTACAGGATGA
- the LOC103486318 gene encoding sulfoquinovosyl transferase SQD2 isoform X2, which translates to MTSTSLSINLSLSPPPFSTSAAVATTTSFYEAPSSLRFPHFRSLASNPTSSFCEISRFTCLKSSFRSRGRGILSVKANKMTIAEVRPEDGEEDSPPLLDPETNSKPRRIALFVEPSPFAYVSGYKNRFQNFIRYLREMGDEVMVVTTHEGVPKEFYGAKLIGSRSFPCPWYQKVPLSLALSPRIISEVARFKPDIIHASSPGIMVFGALIIAKLLSVPLVMSYHTHVPVYIPRYTFSWLVKPMWLVIKFLHRAADLTLVPSAAIGKDLEAERVTAANKIRLWNKGVDSVSFHPRFRSHEMRLRLSGGEPDKPLIVHVGRIGVEKSLDFLKRIMDRLPEARIAIVGDGPYREELEKIFTGMPAVFTGMLSGEELSQAYASGDVFVMPSESETLGLVVLEAMSSGIPVIGARAGGVPDIIPPEQDGKIGYLYTPGDIDDCLSKLKPLLENRELRETMGKAAREEMEKYDWKAATRTIRNEQYNAAIWFWRKKRAQFLRPFQWLFKRIFPSPEVSYQ; encoded by the exons ATGACCTCCACTTCTCTCTCTAtaaatctctctctttctcctcCCCCCTTTTCCACTTCCGCCGCCGTAGCAACCACCACTTCCTTCTATGAAGCCCCCTCTTCTTTGAGATTCCCACATTTTAGATCTTTAGCCTCAAACCCCACAAGTTCTTTTTGTGAAATTTCTCGATTTACTTGCTTGAAAAGTTCATTCAGGAGTAGGGGAAGAGGAATTCTTAGTGTTAAGGCTAATAAAATGACTATTGCTGAAGTTAGGCCTGAAGATGGAGAAGAAGATAGCCCTCCTTTGCTTGACCCTGAGACTAATTCAAAACCTCGTCGTATTGCTCTCTTTGTGGAACCTTCTCCCTTCGC GTATGTGTCAGGTTACAAAAACCGGTTCCAAAACTTCATTCGCTATCTACGTGAAATGGGCGATGAG GTGATGGTTGTGACAACTCATGAAGGTGTACCCAAGGAGTTCTATGGTGCAAAATTAATCGGATCACGAAG CTTTCCATGCCCTTGGTATCAGAAGGTTCCCCTTTCTCTAGCACTTAGTCCAAGAATAATTTCAGAAGTTGCTCGGTTTAAACCCGATATCATTCACGCATCATCACCGGGGATAATG GTGTTTGGAGCTCTGATTATTGCTAAACTATTAAGTGTGCCACTAGTTATGTCTTACCATACTCATGTACCAGT ATACATTCCAAGATATACATTTAGTTGGTTGGTTAAACCCATGTGGCTTGTTATAA aattccTGCACAGAGCGGCAGATCTTACCTTGGTCCCATCTGCTGCCATTGGCAAGGATCTTGAAGCTGAAAGAGTGACGGCAG CAAATAAGATTCGACTTTGGAATAAGGGTGTTGATTCTGTTAGCTTTCATCCTCGCTTCCGCTCTCATGAAATGAGATTAAGGCTTAG TGGTGGAGAGCCTGATAAACCGCTGATAGTTCATGTTGGAAGAATTGGAGTTGAGAAGAGCTTGGATTTCCTCAAAAG GATCATGGACAGGCTCCCTGAAGCGAGAATTGCAATAGTTGGAGATGGACCGTACAG GGAGGAGCTAGAAAAGATTTTCACTGGCATGCCTGCAGTATTTACCGGAATGTTATCAGGGGAAGAGCTATCTCAGGCTTACGCTAGTGGCGACGTTTTTGTAATGCCTTCCGAATCGGAGACATTAGGACTCGTGGTACTGGAAGCTATGTCCTCTGGGATCCCTGTGATCGGTGCTCGTGCTGGTGGAGTTCCAGACATAATTCCTCCTGAACAAGATGGTAAAATTGGTTACCTTTACACCCCAGGAGACATCGATGACTGCTTAAGCAAGCTGAAGCCTCTGTTGGAGAATCGTGAACTGAGGGAAACTATGGGGAAAGCAGCACGTGAGGAGATGGAGAAATACGATTGGAAGGCTGCAACTCGAACGATTCGCAACGAACAATACAATGCAGCCATATGGTTCTGGCGCAAGAAAAGAGCGCAGTTTCTAAGACCATTTCAGTGGTTGTTTAAACGAATTTTTCCATCCCCAGAAGTTAGTTATCAGTGA
- the LOC103486318 gene encoding sulfoquinovosyl transferase SQD2 isoform X1, with product MTSTSLSINLSLSPPPFSTSAAVATTTSFYEAPSSLRFPHFRSLASNPTSSFCEISRFTCLKSSFRSRGRGILSVKANKMTIAEVRPEDGEEDSPPLLDPETNSKPRRIALFVEPSPFAYVSGYKNRFQNFIRYLREMGDEVMVVTTHEGVPKEFYGAKLIGSRSFPCPWYQKVPLSLALSPRIISEVARFKPDIIHASSPGIMVFGALIIAKLLSVPLVMSYHTHVPVLVLFYSFLGLQLLVPTNYEDWGFKNSCIQDRLVVDYIGYYITIYLFFVMCCRYIPRYTFSWLVKPMWLVIKFLHRAADLTLVPSAAIGKDLEAERVTAANKIRLWNKGVDSVSFHPRFRSHEMRLRLSGGEPDKPLIVHVGRIGVEKSLDFLKRIMDRLPEARIAIVGDGPYREELEKIFTGMPAVFTGMLSGEELSQAYASGDVFVMPSESETLGLVVLEAMSSGIPVIGARAGGVPDIIPPEQDGKIGYLYTPGDIDDCLSKLKPLLENRELRETMGKAAREEMEKYDWKAATRTIRNEQYNAAIWFWRKKRAQFLRPFQWLFKRIFPSPEVSYQ from the exons ATGACCTCCACTTCTCTCTCTAtaaatctctctctttctcctcCCCCCTTTTCCACTTCCGCCGCCGTAGCAACCACCACTTCCTTCTATGAAGCCCCCTCTTCTTTGAGATTCCCACATTTTAGATCTTTAGCCTCAAACCCCACAAGTTCTTTTTGTGAAATTTCTCGATTTACTTGCTTGAAAAGTTCATTCAGGAGTAGGGGAAGAGGAATTCTTAGTGTTAAGGCTAATAAAATGACTATTGCTGAAGTTAGGCCTGAAGATGGAGAAGAAGATAGCCCTCCTTTGCTTGACCCTGAGACTAATTCAAAACCTCGTCGTATTGCTCTCTTTGTGGAACCTTCTCCCTTCGC GTATGTGTCAGGTTACAAAAACCGGTTCCAAAACTTCATTCGCTATCTACGTGAAATGGGCGATGAG GTGATGGTTGTGACAACTCATGAAGGTGTACCCAAGGAGTTCTATGGTGCAAAATTAATCGGATCACGAAG CTTTCCATGCCCTTGGTATCAGAAGGTTCCCCTTTCTCTAGCACTTAGTCCAAGAATAATTTCAGAAGTTGCTCGGTTTAAACCCGATATCATTCACGCATCATCACCGGGGATAATG GTGTTTGGAGCTCTGATTATTGCTAAACTATTAAGTGTGCCACTAGTTATGTCTTACCATACTCATGTACCAGTGttagttcttttctattcttttcttGGACTTCAACTTTTAGTTCCAACCAATTATGAGGATTGGGGATTCAAGAACAGTTGCATCCAAGATCGTCTTGTTGTTGATTATATCGGATATTACATAACCATATATCTGTTTTTTGTGATGTGTTGCAGATACATTCCAAGATATACATTTAGTTGGTTGGTTAAACCCATGTGGCTTGTTATAA aattccTGCACAGAGCGGCAGATCTTACCTTGGTCCCATCTGCTGCCATTGGCAAGGATCTTGAAGCTGAAAGAGTGACGGCAG CAAATAAGATTCGACTTTGGAATAAGGGTGTTGATTCTGTTAGCTTTCATCCTCGCTTCCGCTCTCATGAAATGAGATTAAGGCTTAG TGGTGGAGAGCCTGATAAACCGCTGATAGTTCATGTTGGAAGAATTGGAGTTGAGAAGAGCTTGGATTTCCTCAAAAG GATCATGGACAGGCTCCCTGAAGCGAGAATTGCAATAGTTGGAGATGGACCGTACAG GGAGGAGCTAGAAAAGATTTTCACTGGCATGCCTGCAGTATTTACCGGAATGTTATCAGGGGAAGAGCTATCTCAGGCTTACGCTAGTGGCGACGTTTTTGTAATGCCTTCCGAATCGGAGACATTAGGACTCGTGGTACTGGAAGCTATGTCCTCTGGGATCCCTGTGATCGGTGCTCGTGCTGGTGGAGTTCCAGACATAATTCCTCCTGAACAAGATGGTAAAATTGGTTACCTTTACACCCCAGGAGACATCGATGACTGCTTAAGCAAGCTGAAGCCTCTGTTGGAGAATCGTGAACTGAGGGAAACTATGGGGAAAGCAGCACGTGAGGAGATGGAGAAATACGATTGGAAGGCTGCAACTCGAACGATTCGCAACGAACAATACAATGCAGCCATATGGTTCTGGCGCAAGAAAAGAGCGCAGTTTCTAAGACCATTTCAGTGGTTGTTTAAACGAATTTTTCCATCCCCAGAAGTTAGTTATCAGTGA
- the LOC103486317 gene encoding josephin-like protein produces the protein MSRKASKRVSFSPDVNDKPTVVLKHGNGGDGGAGMWSFGLSRETRYLPVRFLQSLKARVSEAIRFVSTRKSSRKVSSASTFTRSRSVSDSMDSHRAEAIEDCIEFLNHSSSLSRSNSVSGSTY, from the coding sequence ATGTCAAGGAAAGCGAGCAAACGAGTCAGCTTCAGTCCTGATGTGAATGATAAGCCAACGGTTGTGCTCAAACACGGCAACGGTGGTGATGGCGGAGCCGGAATGTGGAGCTTCGGCCTTAGCAGAGAAACAAGGTACTTGCCGGTGAGGTTTCTACAGAGCCTTAAGGCCAGAGTAAGTGAAGCAATTCGCTTTGTCTCAACAAGAAAATCTTCACGAAAGGTTTCTTCAGCCTCCACTTTTACAAGGTCAAGATCGGTCTCGGATTCCATGGACTCGCATCGAGCTGAAGCCATTGAAGATTGTATCGAGTTCTTAAACCACTCTTCATCTTTGTCCAGATCAAATTCAGTCTCTGGAAGTACTTACTGA
- the LOC103486316 gene encoding putative tRNA (cytidine(32)/guanosine(34)-2'-O)-methyltransferase, whose protein sequence is MGKASRDKRDIYYRKAKEEGWRARSAFKLLQIDEEFNIFEGVKRVVDLCAAPGSWSQVLSRKLYLPAKLSPDLKDGDLPLIVAIDLQPMAPIEGVIEVQGDITNARTAEVVIRHFDGCKADLVVCDGAPDVTGLHDMDEFVQFQLILAGLTIVTHILREGGKFIAKIFRGKDTSLLYSQLKLFFPVVTFAKPKSSRNSSIEAFAVCENYSPPEGFNPKDLHRLLEKVGSPSGGDDLDCSSGWLEGPNKVYIPFLACGDLSGYDSDRSYPLPRGAEGTYRSLDPVQPPIAPPYKRALEMKKASSQGIRELEKLSLDS, encoded by the exons ATGGGCAAAGcttcaagagataagagg GATATATACTACCGTAAAGCAAAAGAAGAAGGTTGGCGTGCTAGAAGTGCATTTAAACTTCTTCAGATAGATGAGGAATTTAACATATTTGAAG GAGTCAAGAGAGTGGTAGATTTATGTGCAGCCCCCGGTAGCTGGAGCCAG GTCCTCAGTAGAAAATTGTATCTCCCAGCAAAGCTTTCTCCAGATTTAAA GGATGGCGATCTTCCTCTTATTGTTGCTATTGATTTACAGCCGATGGCTCCaattgaaggtgttattgaagtgCAGGGTGATATAACAAATGCTAGGACAGCTGAAGTG GTCATTAGGCATTTTGATGGGTGCAAGGCTGACCTGGTTGTTTGTGACGGTGCACCTGATG TTACTGGTCTTCATGACATGGACGAGTTTGTTCAGTTCCAGCTCATACTAGCT GGTTTAACAATTGTTACGCACATACTCAGAGAAGGTGGTAAGTTCATAGCAAAGATATTCCGTGGAAAGGATACCAGCCTTTTGTATAGTCAG CTGAAGTTATTTTTCCCTGTAGTGACTTTTGCAAAGCCAAAAAGCAGTCGGAACTCGAGTATAG AGGCATTTGCAGTTTGTGAGAACTATTCTCCTCCCGAAGGTTTCAATCCAAAAGATCTGCATCGCTTGCTGGAAAAGGTGGGAAGTCCGTCAGGAGGAGATGACTTAG ATTGCAGTAGTGGATGGCTGGAAGGTCCCAATAAAGTTTACATCCCATTTCTTGCCTGTGGGGACCTCAGTGGATATGACTCCGACCGTTCATATCCACTGCCCAGAGGTGCTGAGGGAACTTATCGGAGCTTAGATCCTGTGCAGCCTCCTATTGCCCCTCCATACAAGAGGGCTCTCGAAATGAAGAAAGCTTCCAGTCAAGGAATTCGAGAACTTGAAAAACTTTCCTTGGATTCCTGA